AATCAGTGGAAGAAATCATTCTACCGCTGTCTTGGGAAAATGCAGGAAATTCAGTCTCCGTCCCGTCAGGAACTCCTGAGATAAGTCCTCCTGTTCCCCTGTTTCAGTTTGTTTGAACAGCATTGTAAATGCTCCTGCGCCCTGGCCAGACTGGGGCCAGATGCGATAACAGGGCTGTTCTGTCAGATGGGATTGATAGGCTGATAGTTGAGGCACCGCCACGGGTTGGAACTGGGGAAACCGGGTCAGAAACCAGGTGCTCACCTGTTCATTTTCTTCTCTGGAGTAGGCGCAGGTCATGTAGAGCAGATAGCCCCCAGGAGCCACGATCGGGGCAGCATTGGCCAGGACTCTTTTTTGCCGATTGGCATTTTTGTTGATGCTGACCGGGTGAAAACAGCCGGGGGCTTTCTCCCCCTTCGCCAGGAGGGACTGGCCGGTGCAGGGGGCATCCACGATGACGACATTCGCCGTAGCCGGAATGGCGATGGCCAGATCCTGAGGGTCCTGGTTGAGGACGATCGTGCGCTCGATCTGGCAGCGCTTCAGATTAGCGATCAGGGGAGCCAGCCGCTTGCCAATGACCTCGTTGCTAAGTAGCCGGTCGGGTTGTAAAGCTGTCCAGGCAAAAATACTCTTGCCCCCCGGTGAAGCGCATAGGTCTAGCACCAGTCTGGGAGCAGGAGGAAGTCCCAGTAGGGGGGAAGCGGCAAAGACGGAAGAAAAATCCAAACAATAAAAGGAACCAGCCTGGTGCAGGGAATGGCGACCGGGTTTTTCGCCCAGGGCTAGGCGATCGACAAAGATGGGTTGCCAGGGCAGGGGCGGTTCAATCGCAAAGGGGGGGGTTGGGGGACGATCCTGGCACCAGAGAATACAGGGAGGGAATGGGGTGGGCTGGATCAGGGCCTGAATGAATCGTTCTCGCTCTGTGGGATCTGCAAAGAGAGACTGACTGAATTTCTGCAGTAATTTAGAGGGCTGATCCATAATTCAGTGGTTATGGCCTTGCACACCATAGAGGCATTGCATGCAACACCTTCAGCACACCCAACACCCGATCAGCAGCCTGGACAGGGTCTAAACCCGTGACCTCGATCGGATAAATTGGCACCCCCCGCTTCTGCAGATCATAGCGGTAGGTGCTGTCGTAATAATCCAGCACCCGTTCGATCGCGGGAGCCAGATCGCCCCGGCGAATTGCGTCTACTGCCTCCTGGGTAGCCAAACCTCCAAGACGCTTGCGCAGACGTTCCGTGGCGGCAATTAACCCATCCCGATCGACCTGTCCATAGTCTGCCAGCAGCAGCGCTACCCGCTCGGAACGGGGCCGTTCAATCTGGAGAACTGGAGCGCTGAACATCTGCTGAAATAGGGGGTCTGGAACTCGGCAAAGACCAATGCGACGGCTCTCTGCCTCAATCCAGACCGGTCGATCGGGCTGCAGGGCCGCCCATGCCAGGGCCACCTTATTCTCAAACTGTTCATTCGTCGGCTGGGGGGGCAGCCCCAGCCTGCCATAGCTGCTGCCCCGGTGATGGGCCAGCTTTTCTAGATCGAGGATCTGTTCGCCCCGATCGGCCAGGGCATAGAGCAAGGCCGTTTTCCCTGTGCCGGTCATCCCCCCCAGGGTGAAAATGGTCCGAGGTTCAGCCAGTACAGCCAGCACCCAGCGGCGAAAGGCTTTATAGCCCCCTTCCAGCAGCGTGACCTGGAGACCTGCCGTTTCCAGGAGCCAACCCATACTGCTGCTCCGCATGCCACCGCGCCAGCAGTGGACACGAACCTGGCGATCGGAGGCGAGGGCCTTCGCTTGCTGAACAAAACCCGCCAGTTTGGGACCCACCAGTTCCAAACCCAGTTCGATCGCCAGTTCTCGCCCCTGCTCTTTGTAGCAGATCCCTACCTGAGCCCGTTCCGCATTACTGAACAGGGGAAAACTAACAGCGCCAGGAATGTGGCCCTGTTCATACTCTCCGGGACTGCGAACATCCAGAATGACCCCTGGGACTTGGAAAAATTCAGAAATACAGAGGGTTTGACTCATCCAGAATGTGGCAATAGGATCCTGCAGCCGCAGAGCCATTGTATGTAACGGCCCTCGCAGGGGCAAGCGTTAAGGGTTAACCGAGTTTCTAGCCCGATACTCTAGACCTCTGCAGCAA
The nucleotide sequence above comes from Leptolyngbya sp. 'hensonii'. Encoded proteins:
- a CDS encoding RsmB/NOP family class I SAM-dependent RNA methyltransferase, with the protein product MDQPSKLLQKFSQSLFADPTERERFIQALIQPTPFPPCILWCQDRPPTPPFAIEPPLPWQPIFVDRLALGEKPGRHSLHQAGSFYCLDFSSVFAASPLLGLPPAPRLVLDLCASPGGKSIFAWTALQPDRLLSNEVIGKRLAPLIANLKRCQIERTIVLNQDPQDLAIAIPATANVVIVDAPCTGQSLLAKGEKAPGCFHPVSINKNANRQKRVLANAAPIVAPGGYLLYMTCAYSREENEQVSTWFLTRFPQFQPVAVPQLSAYQSHLTEQPCYRIWPQSGQGAGAFTMLFKQTETGEQEDLSQEFLTGRRLNFLHFPKTAVE
- the mnmH gene encoding tRNA 2-selenouridine(34) synthase MnmH, which encodes MALRLQDPIATFWMSQTLCISEFFQVPGVILDVRSPGEYEQGHIPGAVSFPLFSNAERAQVGICYKEQGRELAIELGLELVGPKLAGFVQQAKALASDRQVRVHCWRGGMRSSSMGWLLETAGLQVTLLEGGYKAFRRWVLAVLAEPRTIFTLGGMTGTGKTALLYALADRGEQILDLEKLAHHRGSSYGRLGLPPQPTNEQFENKVALAWAALQPDRPVWIEAESRRIGLCRVPDPLFQQMFSAPVLQIERPRSERVALLLADYGQVDRDGLIAATERLRKRLGGLATQEAVDAIRRGDLAPAIERVLDYYDSTYRYDLQKRGVPIYPIEVTGLDPVQAADRVLGVLKVLHAMPLWCARP